Genomic segment of Xanthobacter dioxanivorans:
TTTCCCCGATGCCGTGAAACGGGTAAAAGCCCTTATGTGAGGAACTGAGCCGCCCGCTCCTTCGCCGCATTCTTTAAAAAGCGCCATACAACCGGGACACGCGCTATCCGCTTGAGCTCGGCCGGCATGAACATCCAATACGTTCTCTTGAAGACGACTGTCTTACCAAGCACCGGAAGCAGATCGTCTCTTCCATTGGCCAGATAACTTGGTAAAATTCCAATACCCGCGCCACCTGCAATAGCGGCGAGCTGTGCGAATATGCTCGTACTTCTAAGTGTACTGCAGCTGCTTTGAACCAGATCGAGGATCGCAGGGAGACCCTTCGCGGGCCCGCTCTCTTCAATGTAGCTCACGAAGCGATTGTGCTGGAGATCCTCGAGGGAGGCTATCGGCGGTCTTTCGGCGAGGTATGACGGCGAAGCGTAGAGGCGCAAGGTGTAGTCCACCAGCTTGGTCAACAGGTAGGGGCCGCGGCCAGGTCGATCGATGGTGATCACGATGTCGGCCTCATTGCGGGCAAGTTGAATGGGGCGCGGCTGCACAATGAGATCGATCCGCAAGTTCGGATGCATGCCTTGAAGCTTTCGCAGGTGTGGCGGAAGCACGCGCACGCCGTAGCCTTCCGAGCACCCGATCCGCACGACGCCCGAAATCTCGTCGGAAGGGTCCGAAAACTCCTCATCTATTCCAAGGAAATGTTCCTCGATGACCTGAGCTTCCGCCAACAAGCTTTGTCCACGTGGTGTCAGAACATGCCCCGATGACGTGCGGTTGAACAATGGGGAGCCGACCACAAGCTCGAGGCGCTGAATGCGGCGCGACACGGTGGTGTGCTTCACATCCAGCCGGCGGGCAGCCTCCGTTAGCGTGCGCGAGCGCGCGAGTTCAAGGAAGTACCTGAGATCATCCCACTCCATCGTCGTCGGCTCCGGTCCAGGAGGGGCCGCGTTTTTCGACGCGACTACGCTGTGCATTTTTGAACACTAACGTTGCGCTTATGGGAGGTTCAAGCGCCCTGAGGGCATGATACCCATTAAATCCAAGGGCTCCATTCGAATGCCCGGTAGCGCCCGTCAGCACCGCGAAATGTCAGCCGTGCTGCGGCGAAAAGAGAACGAACGCTCGGGAGAGAAGCGTTATGAAGAAAATTGCGTTCATAGGCCTCGGAAACATGGGGTTTCCGATGGCCGCCAATCTCGTGCGCGCCGGCTACGAGGTTGGAGTCTACGACCTCAGCGCCGACGCCGTCAGTCGCCTGGCTTCAGAGGGTGCTCGCGCCGGCCGCAGCCCGCTTGACGCCGCCGATGGTGCCGATGCGGTCATCACCATGCTGCCGAACGGCAAGATCGTCTGCGACCTCTATCTGGGACCCGAGGGGCTCATCCATGCCCTGCAGGATCGGCCGCTGCTGATCGATTGCTCGACCATCGCCCCCGAGACGGCGCGGACCGTGGCGGCCGAGGCCGCTGCCGCGGGCTTTTCCATGCTGGATGCCCCGGTCTCCGGAGGCCCGCCGCGCGCCGCCGAGGGGACGCTCAGCTTCATGGTGGGCGGCAGCGGGGAAGCGCTCGACGCCGCCCGTCCCGTGCTGGAGAAGATGGGCCGGTTCGTGTTCCATGCCGGTGGCAACGGTGCGGGGCAGGCGGCCAAGATCTGCAACAACATGCTCGCCGCCGTCGCCATGGCAGGTACCGCAGAGGTGATGGAACTCGGCGTGCGCAACGGGCTCGACCCGGCGGTCCTCAGCGCCATCATTCAGAAAAGCTCGGGCAACAACTTCGTGCTGGAGCGCTGGAACCCCTGGCCCGGCGTCTTGCCGGAGGCGCCCGCCAGCAAGGGCTATGCCCCCGGTTTCCAGCTCGCCTTGATGCTGAAGGATCTCGGCCTCGCCCTGGACAACGCCCGCGCCAACGGCGCTTCGGTGCCCATGGGTGCGTTGGCGCAGAGCCTCTACGCCCTCCGCTCCAAGGAAGACGGCGCCGGCGCCTCGGACTTCTCCTGCATCCAGACCCTCTATTCCCGTGGTGCTTGACGCGCCCCCTGATCAAGGAACGCAACTCATGTACGGCAAAGATCATTATATTGGCGGCGCCTTCAGCGCCGGCTCGGGCGGCCGCACGGGTCCGGTGTTCAACCCCTCCACCGGCGAGGAGATCTACCGCAGCAGGTACGCCGACAGCGCCACCGTCGACGACGTGGCGAAAATCGCCGTGGCGGCAGGACGCGCCTGGGCGGCGCAGTCTCAGGCCCGGCGCATGCAGGTCATCTTCAAGATGCGCGATCTGCTGCTCGCCAACACGGACGCCCTCGCGGAAGTCATTGGCCTCGAGAACGGCAAGACCCTCGACGACGCCAAGGGCGAGATCGGGCGCGCCGTCGAGGCGGTCGAGTTCGCGACCAACGCGGCCCAGGTCACCAAGGGCGAGTATTCCCTCAACGTCGGCGGCGGAATCGATACGTTCTCCATTCGCCAGCCGGTGGGGGTCGTCGGCTGCATCTCGCCATTCAACTTCCCGGTCATGGCGCCGCTCATGATGGGAGCGATGGCGGTGGCGGTCGGCAATGCCGTCGTCCTGAAGCCCTCCGAGCGGGTTCCCGGCGCGGTCTCCCTCATCAGCGAGCTGTGGAAGCAGGCCGGCCTGCCGGATGGCGTGTGGAATGTGGTGAACGGCGATGCCGAGGCGGTGGACGCGATCCTGGCGCACCCGCTGATCCCGGCCATCAGCTTCATCGGCTCCACCCGGGTCGGCGAGCACGTCTACCAGAAGGGGTGCAGCCACAATAAAAGGGTTGCGGCCTATACGGGCGGCAAAAACCACATGGTGGTGATGCCGGATGCGGATCTGGAGGCCGCGGCCGCGGCGTTCGTGAGCGCCGGCTACGGTTCCGCGAGCCAACGCTGCATGGCCGTCTCGCTCCTGGTGGCCGTGGGCGAGCAGACCGCTCGCGACCTGCGCGAGATCATCGTGCCCATGGTGAAGAAGCTGCGGGTCGGCGCCTACAACGACAAGGGCGCCGATTTCGGCCCCGTCGTCACCGCCGCCGCGAAGAAGGCGGTGGAAGACGCCATTCAGCGCGCGGTAGACGAGGGCGCCGAGCTCGTCATCGACGGGCGGGACGTGGAGGCGCAGCGCAAGGGCTTCTATGTCGGCCCCTCGCTTGTCGACAACGTCACCGTAGACATGCAGATGTGGAAGGAAGAGATCTTCGGCCCCGTGCGCGGATTGATGCGGACGAAGACGCTCGACGAAGCCATCGCCGTGGTCAACGCCCATGAATATGGGAACGGCGCGGTGATCTTCACGCGAAGCGGGCAATCCGCGAAGCGCTTCTACACCGAGGTCGAGGCCGGGATGCTGGGCGTGAACGTGCCGGTGCCGGTGCCGGTCGGGTATTACAACTTCGGCGGCCTGCGCCGCTCCAAGTTCGGCGATGCCCACATGTTCGGCCCCGACGCGGCCCGCTTCTACACCAAGATGAAGACCATCTCCCAACGGTGGCCGGAACGCGACGCGCAGGACGATCGCGCGCTGTCCATGGCCTTCCCCAGCAACACCTGAAGCACGCGCCACCGCCGGCGACGCCCAGGCATCGCCGGCGGGGACCACCAGATGGCGCCGGCAAGACCGGCGCCATCGAGAACAATCAATAAGACGAACCAAAAAAGGAGGAATGCCATGAGACCGGCCCTTTCCATAATGGCCCTGCTCGCGACCGCGTCACTCTCCCAAGCCGCCGACCTTTCCGGCGGCAGCGTCAAGATTGGCGTGCTGAATGACCAGTCCGGCGTCTATTCGGACTTCGGCGGACGCACCTCGGTCGATGCGGCCCGCATGGCGGTAGAAGATTTCAACGGCAAGGCGAAGGGCATCAACGTCGAGATCGTCTCGGCCGACCACCAGAACAAGGCCGATATCGCCACCGCCGTCGCCAAGCGATGGTTCGACGTGGACGGTGTCGACGCCATCGCCGACCTCACCAATTCCTCCGTTGCCATCGCGGTCAACACCATGGCGAAGGACCTCGGCAAGGTCACGCTCATGACCGGCCCATTGAGCACCGCCGTGACCAACGAGAGCTGCTCGCCCACCGGCTTCCACTGGGGCTGGGATACCTATTCCCAAGGCACCGGAACGGCAGGCGCCCTGATGGGACAGGGGCAGACCCGCTGGTTCCTGCTCGCCGCCGACTACGCCTTCGGTCACGCCATGGCCAACGACATCTCCCGCGTGGTCACCGAGCGAGGCGGCAAGGTTCTGGGCCAGGTGAACCACCCGCTCGGCGTTGCCGACTTCTCCTCGTTCCTGCTGCGGGCCCAGAGCTCTGGCGCGCAGGTCATCGCCCTCGCCAACGGCGGCACGGACACCATCAACGCCATCAAGCAGGCGGCCGAGTTCGGCATCACGCAAGCGGGGCAGAAGCTCGCCGGCCTCGGCGTCGTCATCAGCGACGTGCACGCCCTCGGGTTGAAATCCGCCCAGGGCCTGGTGGTCACCACGCCGTTCTACTGGGACGCCAACGACGAGACACGGGCTTTCGCGAAGCGCTTCTACGAGCGCAACGGGCGCATGCCCGGCCAGGTGCAGGCGGCAACCTATTCCTCGGTCCTGCACTACCTGAAGGCGATCGAGGCCGCCGGCACCGACGACGGCAAGCAGGTCGCCGCCAAGATGCGGGAAATGCCGGTGAAGGATGCCTATGCCCCGAACGGCCGCATTCGCGAGGATGGCCGCATGGTCATGGACATGTATCTCGTGGAAGTGAAGAAGCCGGAGGAGTCCACCCGCGAGTGGGACTATTTCAAGATCCTCGGCACGATCCCCCGCGAGACCACGGCGGCCCCCATCGAGCAGTCGCGCTGCCCCTCGGTGATTGCCGCCCGCAAGACCTCGGCGGAAAAGTGACCCGACCTCTCAACAGATGAGCCATAGATAAATGCCCGAGCCCAACCCGGCTCGACTTTGCCATGGCCTGCTTCTCCCCGGTGAAGGGCGGCGGATCCGTGCCGGGGCCCGCGCATTCGCGGAGATGTAAGTCGCGCCCGTCGCGACGAGATCGGGCAGCGCGAGGAGGCGAGGGAAAACTTGCCCCTCGCCTTGTTCGAGGCGGCGGGCGCCGCCGGGCTGTTCCGCCTTCCCTTCGCGGCCGATATCGGCCGCGAAGGCGCCTGAAGCCCGCGGTGGCGGCGGCCGTCGCGGCGCGCGAGGAAGGCGCGTATTTCAGCGCCGCCGCCGACCGCGACGTGTGCCGCATCCTCGTGGGAACGCCCTCCGGTCCGGTGCGCCGGAGCCGCGCAGGGCCGACCGCGCGCCGCAGCTCACCGGCGAAACGACCGCTGCGTTCGTGACGACCGGGCCGGAAGCCAGCTCCGATCTCTCCATTCCGGCAATCCGCACGCACGCGACCGCCGATGGCGACGGACCTGGGATATCCGGTGACCTGGGCCCCCTCTACGGCGGCAGGCCGTTTCCACGATCAGGGCGGCTTGGGTGACAGCGACACCGGGCGATCGCCCCCACATGTTCGGTCCGGGGCACGAGACACGGTGAGCGGCGCCGGCTGGGCGCGCTGGTGCTCCCGGCCCCGGAGCTTCAGGCCGAGCAGGTGGCCGCGCCCGAGGTGGTGGACCCGGGCGCGACGCTGGCGTCGAAGTTCAAGGAAGGGCCCTTTGCGCCCATGCGCCGTTACGGTAATGCCAGGGTGGCGGCGGCGGTGCGTGATCTGCGCGCGCGGCGGCCATCCATTGCCAGAACGGGCGGCGGCCTGATTCACGAATTTCGAAACCCACGCGTTTTCCAAGGCCCGGCGCCGACATCGACGCCCGCCTATCCCGGAAGGAAGCGGCATGAGCAACCCAGAGGTCTTCATCGTTTCCGGCGCCCGCACGCCCATCGGCGATTTCGGCGGCGCGCTGAAGGACATTCCCCCGATCGCCCTCGGCGCCCATGCCGCCAAGGCGGCCATCGCCCGCGCCGGCATCGCAGCAGAAGACGTGGGCCACACGGTGGTGGGCAACGTGATCCACACCGAGGCGCGCGACATGTACATCTCGCGCGTGGTGGCCATGGAGGCCGGCGTGCCCAAGGAGGTGCCCGCCCTCACCGTGAACCGCCTATGCGGTTCGGGCCTCCAGGCCATCGTCAACGCCACCCAGATCCTGAAGCTGGGCGATGCCGAGATCGCGCTCGCCGGCGGCGCCGAGAGCATGAGCCGCGGCGGATATCTGATGCCCGCCGCCCGCTGGGGGCAGCGCATGGGCCCCACCACGGCGGTGGACATGATGGTGGGCGTGCTCACCGATCCGTTCGGCCACGGCCACATGGGCGTCACCGCGGAAAACATCTCCGAGCGCTACCAGGTCTCGCGTGAGGACCAGGACGCCGCCGCCGTGGAGAGCCACCGCCGCGCCGCCGCCGCCATCGCCGCCGGCCACTTCAAGGACCAGATCGCCCCGGTGGAGGTCGCGAGCCGCAAGGGCAGTGTGATGTTCGACACCGATGAGCACGTGCGCGCCGAGGTGGGCGCGGCCGACATGGCGAAGCTGAAGCCGGTGTTCAAGAAGGACGGCTCCGTGACCGCCGGCAATGCCTCCGGCATCAACGACGGCTCGGGCATGGTCGTTCTCGCCACCGGGGCGGCGGTGAAGGCCAGGGGCCTGAAGCCCATGGCGCGGCTCGTGTCCTATGGGCTGGCGGGGGTCGATCCCTCCGAGATGGGCATGGGGCCGGTGCCGGCGGTGAAGACCGCGCTGGCCAAGGCGGGCCTCACCCTCGACGACATCGACCTGATCGAATCCAACGAGGCGTTCGCCGCCCAGGCCTGCGCGGTGAGCCGGGCGCTCGGCTTCGATCCGGCCAAGGTGAACCCCAATGGCGGGGCCATCGCCCTCGGCCACCCGGTGGGCGCTTCGGGCGCCATCCTCGCCGTGAAGACCATCTACGAGCTGCAGCGCACCGGCAAGCGCTACGGGCTCATAACCATGTGCATCGGCGGCGGGCAGGGCATCGCCGCCATCGTCGAGCGGGCGGATTGAGCCTCCTGACGAAGTCGCAGCATTTCTGCCTCGCCGAAGGCGCAATTCCCGGACGGGCCTCGGCTCGGACATGGATGGCGCACCGGTCCTGACCTGCACCAGTCCAATTCGTGCGGCGCTTCGCTGCTCTTATGAAGCAGAGAAGCGTTCCGAAGCGGGTATCGCATCTTATGCCAACGGCCTCGGTCCTTGACCGAGGCCGACAGGCTTGCCCTCAGGCGCCGCGCGATCTAGGCCGGAACCTCAAGATCAAACTTCACCTCCGTGCACCCCGCCGGAATGTCGTCAACGGCATTCGGCGCCCCCTCCTGGCGCCAGATTTCGTATGCGATTTCGCGCAGGATCTTGCCGTCCTTCATCTCGAAGACGTGGGCCAGCCGAACCGACATTTCCGTGCCTTTCGGAAAAGGAAGGTTGGGCATCTCGTCGCCGACGACCCTCACATGCGCGATCTGATCGTCGAACACGAACTGCTCCGTTGCGAAGCGCCGCAATGGAATGAAGGAGTGATAAGCGACCGTCCGAAAGATGCCGCGGTAGGATTCCAGAATCTTGTCCCTGTCCTTGAGCACGACGCCTCGGCTGGGTGCCTCCCAGCTGATATCATCCGAATAGAGTGCGACGGCTTTCTCTACCGTCTCGGGCGTCTCGTTGTGAAAATGAGCATCGACCGCCCTCATGTTGCGCGCGATGATCTCGTCACGCGTCAACTCGCTGTCCGGACGCCTGGTATCAACTTCGATTGGCCCTTGGATCGTCCTATCAACTCCTGCCATTGGTTCCTCCTTGGATGGTGTTTGAGGCAAGGTTCGGATGCTGCGTGGCTGCGGGCGGCCGCTCGGCTTTGGCCATTTCCCACGCCTCTTCCGCGTTGCATCCGAATCCATTTCCGGATTCCGGAACGCAGCGCGCTGAACTTCAATTTGGTCGGATCGGCGCTGCGCCCGCACAGAAGACAGGCCTTCGGCGACAGCACCCGGTTCCTTCCAAGGCCTTTAATGTCGCGCTTTCGCCGCCGCGGGCGCGCGCTCTTGAGCCACAAGGCGATACGGCTACGGCGCGCGCAGCGGAACGAAGAACTGGAACCAGAAGCGGTCGCCTTCGGCCCGATTTTCGGTGGCAAATTCGTGCTGCCACTTCACACCGAAGGCGCCATTCGGGCCGCCGTAGGAAATCTGCGGCCCAATGGCGAAGCCCTGCTGTCGAAATCCACCCTGATAGGCGACGCCCAGCAGTTCATCGTCAGTGAATTGCTTGACAAAATAACCGCCGACGCCAACCGTGAGCTCCGGAATTGTGTCGAACGCATGATAATTGACGCCCCAATCAACGAAAAACAGGGCGCCGGACTGGTATTGGGTGTCGTCGTTCTTGGTATGGAACTCCACGCCAATCGCACCCGACACATCAAGCTTCTGCACCGGCATCCAGGTGAATGTCGTATAGGGATTGACGGTAATGAAGTTGTTGGACGTGGCCCCGCCCGTGGGAACGAAAACGTCGACACCGGAAAAGCCGAAGAAGGTCTTCTCTGCGTTCGACCAACCGAGATAAAGCGGCTGAAGCGTGATGTCGCCAAAACCGAAATTGCTTTGCGATCCGAAAACCGTCCCGACATCCGTATTCATAAAGGGAACGACGATTCCCGAAGCGAGGCGGAACGGCCCGAACTCCACGTCCCAGGTATGGAAGATGCGGACCGCATTGGCGAAGACGTCCGCTCCGAAGCCCGGCACGGCACTGTTTCCCTGGCCATTCGTAAATGCATCCGCCGCATAATATATCGTATAGTTCTGCAACCAGGTGTCGCCCGGCCCCGGCATCGCCCCCGCCATAATCGTATTGACGCCGATAGGGTAGGCAATAGCTCCATTCTCCGTCGCATTCGACGGGCCCGACGCGCTGAGCGCAAGCCAGCCGAAGCAGGCCATCAGAACTTTTTTTGAAATAAACATGGATTCCCCCCGATTTTTATTGTTCGAAGCGGCACAGATATTGACCGTGCCGCCGCTATTAATTTTAGACTTAAGCACCATATTTTAGTGAAGCGGACATCACGCCGGCGACAATTCCAGAGACCTGACTTTCAGATGCATCTTGGCGCCAAGCTCGTCCAATGACCGGGAAAAGGATTCCGCGCTGCAGCTGATGGCCACATAAAAATCAGGACGAATAAGAATAATTTGTGATTTTATTTCGTCGAACCAAGACTTGTATGTTCCATCTCGATCGAAAATTGCACCGTCTTTGTATTCGTCCGTCATCTCGAACGCTCGTACGCCAAGCCTATCCAGCACTTCCCTCTGGAGTTGCGATATGTGATCGAGAGGATTCAGCTTCCAGCCGATTGCCGCCCATCCTCCATCGACGAACTCGTCAAATCGTCCGGTGTTTCCGCCGAACGATACGTAGCCCTGAGAGGAAAGCTTGCCGGCACAGCCGTGGCCTTCGATCCAGATGCCGTTGCCTAGGGATAGATTGGGATCGGTCGAGGGCTTCGGGCCATTCGCGGCGAGATCTGCCATCATGGCGCGATCTCGCTCCGCCGCCTCCGCCGGGTCAGTAATACACACCACACCGCCAATTCCGACAGAGAGATTTATGAATTCCCTGACATGTTCTCTTCGTTCATCACCATACGTTCCAAGAACCCCGTCGTCGGCCAGTCCGGCAAGCGCGAGGTCAAGTTTCCAGGCAAGGTTATTGGCGTCTCGCAATGCTGCGCACATGCCCTGTCCTGCAAAGGGGGGCATAAGGTGTGCGGCGTCGCCTGCGATCAGAATGCGACCGCTGCGCCAGGTCTCCGCCCATTTGGCCTGAAAGCGCCACACGGCGTGCCGTTCGAGCGTGCAATTCTGCGGATTGGCTCCCCATTTATCGAGCAGTCTCCAAGCGGCGTCTGGATTATTCAGCAGCTCGGGGGTTTCACCCGGCAGCACCATGAACTCCCACCGCCGACGCCCAGGGCCAGCCGGCACGACGGTTGTCGGGCGGGTCGGATCGCAGAGCTGAAAGATTGGCGGGTCAAAGACCATCGGCTCATTGGTCTTGATATCGACGATGAGCCAATCGAACTGGAAGCCGAGGTCGTGGACCGGCAGCGCCGTTTTTGTGCGGACAAGGCTATTGGCGCCGTCGGCACCGATCAAATACTTGGCGCTGAGAACCCTCTCGATGCCTGTTGCTTCCTCTCGACATCGAATCGACACCGATTGGCCATCCTGACTGAGGTCTAGCAGCTCTGATCCACGGGCCACCTTGATGGCGGGAATCTGCTGGATCCTTTCGGCCAGGCGGACCTCGAGCTCGGGCTGATTGAACCAGTATAACCGATGCCAACCGGCTTTAGTTTGGCCTCGCCAGTCATAGCGCGCAAGAACTTCGCCATTACCGTTCTTGAGCTCGTACCAATCCCTAAAATATTGGATCTTTTCATCGTTGTCTGCATCGATGCCAATGCGCGACAAAAGACGGGCAGCCTCGTCATCGAAGGTCACCGCGCGGGGGAGTGGATAGTGCGCGGCGTGACGCTCAACAACAATTACGGACCGCCCCCGTTGGCCAAGGAGAATGGCAGACATAAGCCCTGCCGGGCCGGCGCCGATGACAATAACGTCAGCATCGTATTCTTTTGGCGTATTTGTCACGGATTCACTCCCATGATTGTGCTTTTATATGATGATTCGATCTTTCGTCAGAAGACGAATGTCTGACTTATTATTTCTTTGCAAGAGCTAACATGAAAACGACTATCGAATACTACTTATAAATGTAAATATTTATATCAGAAATGAATTAGATAAAATTACAGTAACGGCCATCAGCATAAGAATAATACTTGTACCCGCCCGACAAACCGGGACGCACGGGCTTCGGGGGTGGCAGCTGCTCGCGCGCCAGCTTTGCGGGCGTGCCTTCCTTGGCCGGGCGAGAAAGAAGCGCCTGCTTGCCGCGCCTGTCGCGCGCGGAGGTCAGAGGCATGTTTGCCAAAACGTCGAGAACTGGCGAGCTGAAATTCCCGCATCTCGATTGCTCCCTTTTTTGGGCTTCTAGCGGCCCTGCGCGTTCTGCGCTCGTATGACATATCTCGATATGAGAGACATCTCATTTTATGAGGTATCTCTCATATTATTCGGTGTCAAGCCTCCCGGCGCGTCTTCAGCAAGCCGCATGGGCGATGCGCAAATTTTTGCGTATGCTGCAGACGGGGCCATGCGGGCGTCCGGGGCATCGGTATGTTAGGGATGCCACGTCATCCTAGGTGTGAGCAATTGTGGGAAATGAAACAGCGGGCGGATAGCATTCGTTTTCGGCAATCGGCAGCATTTGATAAGAAATCAAATGTAACGCGGGCCAGAATTTTGGACGCAGCTATAAACGTTATTGCGATGCATGGACCTGACAAGGCATCAATCGCGGAGATAGCGAGAGTATCCGGCCTGGCAAACGGAACATTCTATATATATTTCAAGAATAAAGACGATCTCATTGATCAGCTCGGCGTCTCGGTGACAGAGGCCATCGTCAAGTCGGTCCACAACCCCGCGTTGGAGCATGAGGACGCCGCCCGGCTGGTGGCGAGGCATATCTTCTGTTTTCTTCAGATTGCGGGCTCGGAACCCAATTGGATACCGCTCATTGTGGACGTTTTGGGAACCACAATGAAACCCCTTGGCAACATTGAAGCCGGCATCCGCAACGACGTTCACAAAGGCAGAACATCAAATCGATTTGATGTTCCGGAATGCGAGGAAATCATATCAATCATACTTTCCCTCTGCCGAATTGGCCTTGAACGGATCAGGATCGGGACAGAAGTGCGGATCGTGCAACAACGGATCATCGAGGCGGGCCTGCGTATGCTTGGCATTAGCCCGATGGAGGCGGCGATCATTGCTGAAGAAACGATATCGTTGCAACTCTGGCATAACTTTGAATTTCCGGACGTGACGAGCGCACGTTGAAGGATACTTTACCGATGGGGAACCCTCTTGCGGGCCATGGCGGCTGTGATCACGAGGGGCCGCCTGGTGACGTCTGCGAGGAAGGTTTTGAGTGTCGTGCCTTTCAGGCGCATCCTGCCGGGAATGGCTGCAAGGCCATTCCATCAGGTCGCCGACAAAGCCGCAATGCCGTGAGGTTCTTCGACTTTACGACGTCCGCCCCGGATCCGAAGGGGATCCCTCGACCCCAACCTTAGAAAGGTGCTAGCGAGTCCTCCGCCACACGTCTTCAGGCCCAGGGAATGGATGTCGGAGAGGAAGATGAGCAGGCTGACCGGCTTCTGCTTCTGGGACAGCCCGAACTCGGCGGCCTGCTTCACCGAATTGATGGTGTCGCCGCCGGAATTGGCCAGCGCCACGACCCTCGTGCCGGAGCCCTACGCCTGGAGGATGAAGGAGGAGAAGTCCGAGCTCTGGAACGGCGCCAGCGCGCGGCCAAGCACCTTGCCGCCGTTGGCCTTCACCACCTCGGCCGCGTCGCGCTCCAGCGCATGGCCGAAGGCGTAATACGCCGTCAGGAAGTACCAGGAATCGCCGCCCTGCTTGATCATGGCGCGGCGGTGCCGTTGGCGAGCGCCCAGGTGTCGTAGGTCCAGTGGACAGTGTTGGAGGTGCAGGCCTTTGCGGTGAGATCACACGTGCCGGCGCTCGCCACCAGGAAGACCTTGTTCTTGTCGCGGCTGATGTCGGCGAGGGCGACGGACGAGGTCGGCACGTCGACCATGGCGTCCACCTTGTTCTGGTGATCGGCGGAAACCACCTCCACCTTGAAGCCGTGCTTCTCCGGCTGGAAATCCGCCACCACCATCTGGGCGGCGGTCACCGAGCCGGGACCGGCGATGTCGGAATAAAGGCTCGACTGATCGTTCATGACGCCGATGCGGAAGGTCGGCAGATCCTGGGCCGAAGCCCTCTGGGCGGTCGTGATCGGGACGGCGACGGCGCACGACAGCACGGTCGCCGCAACGAGGGCAGCGCGCTGGCGGATCTGCCGCAGGTGGCGGAAGACATCATCGCCGGCGGCGTGCGCGGCTGCACGGTGGTGCGCATCTGAACGGACGAGGTGGGCGTGCCGCTCCGGCACGCCCACATTGAGCCGGAGGGCACCTGCACTAGGGTCGGGCATCCTGACTCGTCCGCCGCAGGGGGCTTGCGACGTGAACTTCGCCGGTATCGATCTGAGGCTGTCCGCCAAGCTGTTCGCGGCGCTGTTCGCCATTCGGCCTCATGGGCTATGTGGTGTTCTTCGGCATCTCGATGGCCGTGGCGCCGGCGCTCTCCTGCGTCCTCTCGCCGACCGCGCTCAGTATCTCGAAGCGGCTGATCGGCATCGTGCTGGCGGCCATCGCCATGGAGATGTTGAGCGACGCGTTGGGCCACCTCTTCCCGGCCTGGGTCGCACACGCCGGATAAGAACCGGCCATCAGAAGCTCGGCGGGGTGCAGGCGCTGATAACCTCGCAGGGGTTGGGGCCGATGCAGCGGAAGCGGTGCGGGCGGCGGCTCTCGAAATAATAGGCATCGCCCGGACCAAGGATGCGCCGCACCTCGTCGACCGTCACCTCCAGCCGTCCGGACAGGACGATGCCGCCTTCCTCGCCTTCGTGGACGAGCGGGACGATGCCGGTGTCCGCTCCCGGCTGATAGCATTCCTTCAAAATCTGCACCTTGCGGCCGAACAGGCGCTCACCCACCTGACGATAGGAGATGGCGCCCTTGCCGATCTCGGTGAGTTCCTC
This window contains:
- a CDS encoding nuclear transport factor 2 family protein, with the protein product MAGVDRTIQGPIEVDTRRPDSELTRDEIIARNMRAVDAHFHNETPETVEKAVALYSDDISWEAPSRGVVLKDRDKILESYRGIFRTVAYHSFIPLRRFATEQFVFDDQIAHVRVVGDEMPNLPFPKGTEMSVRLAHVFEMKDGKILREIAYEIWRQEGAPNAVDDIPAGCTEVKFDLEVPA
- a CDS encoding SphA family protein, whose amino-acid sequence is MFISKKVLMACFGWLALSASGPSNATENGAIAYPIGVNTIMAGAMPGPGDTWLQNYTIYYAADAFTNGQGNSAVPGFGADVFANAVRIFHTWDVEFGPFRLASGIVVPFMNTDVGTVFGSQSNFGFGDITLQPLYLGWSNAEKTFFGFSGVDVFVPTGGATSNNFITVNPYTTFTWMPVQKLDVSGAIGVEFHTKNDDTQYQSGALFFVDWGVNYHAFDTIPELTVGVGGYFVKQFTDDELLGVAYQGGFRQQGFAIGPQISYGGPNGAFGVKWQHEFATENRAEGDRFWFQFFVPLRAP
- the mhpA gene encoding bifunctional 3-(3-hydroxy-phenyl)propionate/3-hydroxycinnamic acid hydroxylase MhpA; translation: MSAILLGQRGRSVIVVERHAAHYPLPRAVTFDDEAARLLSRIGIDADNDEKIQYFRDWYELKNGNGEVLARYDWRGQTKAGWHRLYWFNQPELEVRLAERIQQIPAIKVARGSELLDLSQDGQSVSIRCREEATGIERVLSAKYLIGADGANSLVRTKTALPVHDLGFQFDWLIVDIKTNEPMVFDPPIFQLCDPTRPTTVVPAGPGRRRWEFMVLPGETPELLNNPDAAWRLLDKWGANPQNCTLERHAVWRFQAKWAETWRSGRILIAGDAAHLMPPFAGQGMCAALRDANNLAWKLDLALAGLADDGVLGTYGDERREHVREFINLSVGIGGVVCITDPAEAAERDRAMMADLAANGPKPSTDPNLSLGNGIWIEGHGCAGKLSSQGYVSFGGNTGRFDEFVDGGWAAIGWKLNPLDHISQLQREVLDRLGVRAFEMTDEYKDGAIFDRDGTYKSWFDEIKSQIILIRPDFYVAISCSAESFSRSLDELGAKMHLKVRSLELSPA
- a CDS encoding TetR/AcrR family transcriptional regulator, producing MKQRADSIRFRQSAAFDKKSNVTRARILDAAINVIAMHGPDKASIAEIARVSGLANGTFYIYFKNKDDLIDQLGVSVTEAIVKSVHNPALEHEDAARLVARHIFCFLQIAGSEPNWIPLIVDVLGTTMKPLGNIEAGIRNDVHKGRTSNRFDVPECEEIISIILSLCRIGLERIRIGTEVRIVQQRIIEAGLRMLGISPMEAAIIAEETISLQLWHNFEFPDVTSAR
- a CDS encoding cupin domain-containing protein; translated protein: MDIGDRLRQLRLLHGISQRELAKRTGVTNSTISLIESNTSNPSVGALKRILEGIPIGLAEFFAFEPETPKKTFYAAEELTEIGKGAISYRQVGERLFGRKVQILKECYQPGADTGIVPLVHEGEEGGIVLSGRLEVTVDEVRRILGPGDAYYFESRRPHRFRCIGPNPCEVISACTPPSF